The region CAGTCCTGGAACAACCACAGCCTCCATTCTCTCCCTCTGGATTTGGACGTAAGGCTGCGAAGGCTGGACCTGTCCAATAGCCTCATCAGACAGCTGCACATGCTCGCGTTGCCGTACTTGCAGCAGCTCAACCTGAGCTCCAACCAGCTGCATCTCATTTCTGAAGGGGCTTTTGAAAACCTTACGCAACTTGAGGAGTTGAATTTGTCTAGAAACGAACTCGGCAACAACCTTGGCAGCAACACAAAAGCCCTCCGATCCCTGGGCAGACTGAAGACTTTGGACTTATCAATGAACGGTTTAGACGGTGACGCAGCAGAGCTGTACCTTCAGAACAAATCTTTTCTTGATCATCTTAAGATGACCGGTAATGTTTTAACGAGACTTTCATACAAGCTGTTTAAGCAAAGTAAAAACCTGAAGTCCATTAGTATTGACGACAATCTGATATCAGTGATACAACAGGGGACATTTGAACCACTAAGACACCTGGAAAGTCTAAATTTGGCTCAAAATAACCTTGTATATATCTGTGATTTCAAACTGCGTCAAGTTAAATATCTGAATCTCAGTAGAAATTCGGTGGAGTTCTTTGTTACACATGAGGATGAACAGTTATATATGTTGGAAATTCTTGATCTGAGTCACAATAAGCTCCTGTACTTTCCCATCATTCCAAAAAGGAACCATTTGCGGTATCTTCATTTGCAGAATAACATGATTGGCAGCTTCAAAGCGGAGGCGGCCATGGTTTTGGAGGTCAACACTCTTTATCGTAACATCGTGAGGGAAAGAACAGCAAGAAAGAATAACTTCCATTCCAGTTGGAGGCAGATGCCAGTTATTTTTATTGACCTGAGCTTTAACCACTTTACTTCTTTCCCAGTGGAGACTCTGAGCTTTCTCTCATCCTTAGAGACGCTAAATTTCAGTCACAACTGTCTGCGCAAGCTCATGTGGAATGTCAGAAAAGATAACAGTGGACGCCGTCGGCAGCTTTATTTCCACGCCTTAAAGAACCTTGACATGCAGAGCAACGGGCTCATGCAGATTTCCCCACTCTTCCTCAACGCGCTCATACGGTTAGAAAGCTTGAATCTGCAAGACAATGCTGTGCAGCCATGTGACCCTGCCGGTCGCTTGCAAAACCCTCAGTCTCGTTGGCAGTCTTTGAACGCCTCCTGCGTTGTGTTTGGGAAGTTAACGACCCTTAAACGCCTCAATCTGAAAGAAAACCACATCCAAATTCTCCATCCAAACACCTTTAAAGAAACCTCTTTGCTCACTTTAAACCTTGCAGGAAACTCACATCTGACCATACAGGAAGGTGCCCTGGAGGGTTTGCAGAACACCCTTCAGTCGTTGGTCATCAGCGAGGTATACCTGAGCAGCAACGTCTCTTTACCCTGCATGTCAGCACTAACTTATCTGAACATATCCAACAATGTTTTGGACTCACTACCAGGCGCTTTCAGCTGCTCCCCTCTGAAAGAAATCGACATAAGGAATAACCGCTTTGTGTCTCTGAACCGTTCAATGACTCTTGCTTTGTCCGCGGAGCTTGAGCTCATGTACATCAGTGGGAACTACTTCAACTGCTGCGACAGCGAATGGCTGACCGTCCTCCACGAGAGGAAGATAAAGGtgcctgatatcaacagtactCTGTGTTTCACCACTAACAGAAATGTAGTGATGGCAGATCTTTTGAGACCAACGTCGCTGGATTGTACATTTCATCCAGAAGCACGCGAGGTTCATTTTGGGCAGTTGCTTgtcattgttttatttggaaCCGTAATATTAACAGTGCTGATTGTAGTCGGCAGGAAGGTGGTGTGCTGGTTCTACGCTGTGACCAGtccctcactcacacaaacCTTTACTGTAGTCTTCACCCAGCACAAATGTTCCGCAATGACCAAATGACATATTTGTTGTAATATTCACCTCCTATGTCCAGAGGCAGTGTATAACATGACATGAGAGCTGGGTTTCATTTGTTATTGGATGTCAAACAAACTAATAATGAGCTGAAATGTTGTGGTGACAGATGAGCTGAATGATGGCCAAAAGTGTACTGATTTTGTATATTGCAAGATAAACTATGaaatttgaaatttaaaaaaaatggacttTTTGTGTTATATTCTACTGTCCATTCTGGATCTTCAGCAATGGTTTTACTGCACTTCTTGACACATAACACCTGCAAAGAGCATTATTCTCTTTTAAAGTTCCTTGGTTGCTTGGTCATgattcatgaaaataaaatcatcaaTCATCAACAGGATTTGTCTCCACTTTTCATTGTGAAATCTGTGTTTATGGGCTTCACCGGGTCTGACCCAACACTCCAACACCAAATGCAATAAGTCCTTGCTCACTCTCTGTCTAAacatattaaataaatacagctTCTATGACAGCATGTATACACAATAATCATTTAATGTGTATCACTGTAACATTTTTAAACGTATGGGGCTCTGGCCAGTCATAAATCAAAGTGGCAAATGCAGCAATATCCCaaaataaagagtaaaaaacacgctgaaagttgttttttttctttcaaacatTCACTAAAGTTCAGGAGTACCTAAGATTTATATAATAAAGCTGAAATTAACCTCCTGAGACTTGTCAAGATGTCTTGGTACACCTGAACCCACACCTGACCCAATGCATGGCTCATACAGAGAACCatgaaataatttacataataaAGTCAAGCAGTTTCATTGCAAAGTGTTTAAATAGTTTATCGAAAGGAAAATATCAACCTGAGGCAAAAGAAAGTGCTGCTTCAGGAAACTCCTGCAGAATAATCCCTTTGCAATTTTAGAActtcattttccttttaaagttatgaaatatggattttttttcttgcttttgtccACTTACACTTATTGGACACACTGATGATTATGAACCAGCTTTACAGCAATATATAATGGTGTTAAAGTGATTGGAACACTCAGCATATTTAACAGGTCTCTAATGTTTTGCTCTTGGATTGGCtattaaaataaacatcagtCTAATTCCTGAAGAATTACCTGTGACAAGTACCTGCTGGATCACCAGAAATATTGGAATGGCCCTATTTTTCAATATAGGAATATATACTTTAAAATTGCAAAACTTAACAAAACAAAGTATTGCAGGGAAACGAAGAAAAGCGTGGCCAGAATGAGGCAGGGATTATGGGCACATCTGGAGAACCAGATTAGAGTATTTTGTCCCCTGAAGACCAATTAGCCAATTAGCTTTGATCTTATCAAAGGCACGCATATTTGCATTCAAACTGGAACTTAAGCACCCCATCAGCAAATTTAACTACGCCGCTGGTGGGTGGTCTCGCCTTAATCCACTGAAATAAAATGTACTGTTATCGAAAGTTGCTTCCCTCCTGCAGTTTCTCCTGACCTACAGCAACCGGCAGATTTGCCTTAATATGATTTAACAAGAACACACCAGGATTCATCTGGATGTGTTTATCCTATGTACAGATGAGTTCTTAGGAGATATTTCTTCTAAAGCCTCAATTTCATTGTTCTAAATCAGGCCGCATTACAGACAAATGGATGAAATTGCAGGAATAGTAAAAATCTATTTACTGAGTCAATGTTTATGTTAAATACTATTAAATCAAAATCAGACAGAAATTAAAGACTCAATATTTGGGGTGTGCTGATTACATTTGCAGTTATTTGAATCTGCAAGTTTTGGTTGCGAGGCTTATCTGAAAGCAATTAACAATGAACATAGTAGTTGCGTTTATTTTGATcaatattgttgttattgcatGATGGCTACATCATatgaatattaaaatataattataaataaaatataataattctCCAAAAACTCAAAGGAAAGCCTTTTAATAATGCTGTAGTTGGGGGAGATGACATAATTAGAcattaatctttattttctaACTACGCAGCTAACGCTAATTTCCAAGATGGCGGCCATCCAGTCAAGCTTCTTCGCTGAAGGACGATCGGCAAACGCCGGGTACGACTTCAGGGCAGGCAGAGGTTGAAGGCTTCCCACATTAGGAACGCTCCAGAACCCGAAAAGCGTTAACTAAGACCATCGTCAACGAAGTCAGAACCACCAGGAAGAACCGAAAACAGCTAATTTAATGCGATAATTCGCATTAGCACAGCACCATGACTCCGCAGCTACGAGATTTCCATCACCGGACAGGTGCCTTGATAGAGAGCCAGAGGGTCAAGTTGATTTACCAACTGTTTTTGCTGGAGAATGCCCGAAAAACGCTGGAAAGAGAACTTATTAACTTCACCAAAAAGGTATTTTATAGTCAACTCCGTGTTGTAATTACACCAGGCTGCCAGGTAGCATCATTTACCGGCTAATTTAGCTCACGGTTATCATTTAAGATGATGTGATCTGTATATTCacgagtttttaaaaaaaaaattaaaatattttcagaGGCTTGGAGGTTAATTGAGCATGCTTTTGTGACAGTAAAATCAATATAATTCTTTATTTCGCAATGAGCCAGATTTCTGCATCTCTGACGTCCCACAGGCATATGAGGACGTTCAGAATTTCTTCAGTTCATCTGTTCCCGCTGTTTCATTCAGTGATCTTGTGAAGACTTTGGATGCAAACCTGCAAGCTGTTGAGGTGCTTTCTGCCTTTGCAAAAGAATTCTCAGTGGGTAGGTTGGAAATTAATCATCTGATTGCATTGTGTAAATAATGGCCACTTACAAAATGAGCGTTTTAATGAGAATGCATGTGCAGCCAGTACTGCTGTTCTGAGAAAAGGGATTTCTTCTGACTCTCCACGTTGCTCTCATTTTTACAGGGGCATccacttttaaatgttttaaaaagaagtCACGACTGAACGCGGTTGAACCGTTTGGGTGGAAAAGGATGGCACCTGTTTTCGGTGATGGCCCCGCATTGTGGGACTTGCTCATAGGCCGCTCTGGATCTAAAGCGGTGCGGGTATTTGGAGCGACAAAGCTTTTACAAGAGCCGAAACTATTCCTCATCCCACCACGTGTTTTCATTCAGCAGGATGATAGAATATGCAGCAGGTGTGCTGTTATCACTGTGAACTCGTCCTCTTGCATAAAAGAGGAAGAACAGGAACAAGCTGTTGCTGtagaagagaaacacacactgggCGACGTGACCTTTTCACCTGATGGTGTTCAGAGTCCCTCGGCTGGTCCAGGGAGACCACGTCTCCTGCTGCCTTTTACGCCGACAATTTTCCCACAAGCCAACATTCCCGCTTCAGAGAAAATAACCCAGCTTAGCGACTGTAGAAACATGGAAGATGGTCAGATGCTACACCAGAAACAAACATCACCTCAGCTGCTTTGCTTTCtcaaagctaaagctaaagatTTAGGCACATTACCGGCAAGGGTGTGGTTCGAAGAACACGCCAACGTGTCTAGTCCACCCCAGCTGGTTTCCACCTCCGACGAAATCCAGGCCCGCCAACCGAAACATGTCTCAGATGATGCGATTGACACAGAAGTGCCAAAGCAAGATGTCGAGAACCAAACCCGGGTCTTTAAAGTCAAGCATGAAGAATCCAGCGGCTCTCTGACTTATGCGTACGTaacggcaacaacaacagaattaTGGGATTTGGGAGACATCTTTACGGAAGCTTCGCAGGAGCTTTCAGACGTCAGACGCGTGGAAGATGAAGCATGTGGAAATGTCGAGCATGAGGATATGAGCTCCTGTGTGAATCCAGCAGAGCCCGTGCGCGAGAGCGCTCGTGGTCCCCCAATGCCCACAGTCAATGGAATCGCCATCCCCGAGTTCCACATCCACAGGTTCGGAGAAAGCGAAGTTGTTGTGTCTCACATCATTTCCCCAGGCAACTTCTTCATCCAgcaggctgactccatcaccaAGCTGCAGGCCCTGATCACACagtaagcttttttttttctgcttttcctcagCTGCTCTCCTTGAACACATGAACAGAATTCAAGGCGTCTTATCCTGGATTATTTTACACTTCCCCTTTTGGTGTCCCCCACTCTAATAATCCATGTTTCTGCTTGTTATTTTTGCCTGATTCGCAGCAGCTGGGCAGCACATTATTCATATGCTGAGCAGAGCAGAATTCCAGACATTGGAACCAAAGTCATGGGTTGGTttccaaagcagcagcagtggtccAGGGCTCAAGTAATGAAGATCTGTGGAATCACTGAAGGTGGGTCCAGGTTTATAAAAGAATATTTCTCAATGTTATCCATGTGTCCTAAAGCTCAGTTTAGACTTAGTTTATTTTGGAGGATTTtattacctccaccaaggaggttaTTGGACAGCGGGTGTTTGACCAGGAACTGTTGCTAAAGGGCCATGGACCAGACGATTCCAGAGAGACTTTGACCTTTAAACCTTCTAGTTTAAAGGCCAAGGGGCTGTGATTCTAAAGCAACCTACTATATTATGTAACTGAATTACGACTGCCTATAGATTGTATATACGAATATGCTACGGGTGCGAGTCACAATATGACCCGCTTGGCTGAGGTCTGCGCTCCCTGGGTGCTATACCGTACTGTGTTTTTGCCTTGTAGATACGGATCCCATGAATCGTGGAAAGTCTATCAAAGTGGAGGTGAAGCGGTTGGACCATGGTGACgccgcctgtctgtctctgcagaaCATCACTGACATGTCCCCAGAAATGGCAGCCCTCCCACTGCAGGCTTTACAGGTCTCTTTGGCACACGTGAGTATTGGACTTCTAAAAAATGTACGATAAAGATCACAACAGGAGGGGAGACAATGCGAACACCACCTCAGGCGTCAATGCTTAGCAACCAGTTGCAATTGTGGCGACGCAAATGTAGCCGGGAATGGCTCTGTCGAGCATATTT is a window of Takifugu rubripes chromosome 14, fTakRub1.2, whole genome shotgun sequence DNA encoding:
- the LOC101079684 gene encoding transforming growth factor beta activator LRRC32-like encodes the protein MVTHMFSRLLLLLSFSKGFTGLAKEQSWNNHSLHSLPLDLDVRLRRLDLSNSLIRQLHMLALPYLQQLNLSSNQLHLISEGAFENLTQLEELNLSRNELGNNLGSNTKALRSLGRLKTLDLSMNGLDGDAAELYLQNKSFLDHLKMTGNVLTRLSYKLFKQSKNLKSISIDDNLISVIQQGTFEPLRHLESLNLAQNNLVYICDFKLRQVKYLNLSRNSVEFFVTHEDEQLYMLEILDLSHNKLLYFPIIPKRNHLRYLHLQNNMIGSFKAEAAMVLEVNTLYRNIVRERTARKNNFHSSWRQMPVIFIDLSFNHFTSFPVETLSFLSSLETLNFSHNCLRKLMWNVRKDNSGRRRQLYFHALKNLDMQSNGLMQISPLFLNALIRLESLNLQDNAVQPCDPAGRLQNPQSRWQSLNASCVVFGKLTTLKRLNLKENHIQILHPNTFKETSLLTLNLAGNSHLTIQEGALEGLQNTLQSLVISEVYLSSNVSLPCMSALTYLNISNNVLDSLPGAFSCSPLKEIDIRNNRFVSLNRSMTLALSAELELMYISGNYFNCCDSEWLTVLHERKIKVPDINSTLCFTTNRNVVMADLLRPTSLDCTFHPEAREVHFGQLLVIVLFGTVILTVLIVVGRKVVCWFYAVTSPSLTQTFTVVFTQHKCSAMTK
- the LOC101079459 gene encoding uncharacterized protein isoform X4, with the protein product MTPQLRDFHHRTGALIESQRVKLIYQLFLLENARKTLERELINFTKKAYEDVQNFFSSSVPAVSFSDLVKTLDANLQAVEVLSAFAKEFSVGASTFKCFKKKSRLNAVEPFGWKRMAPVFGDGPALWDLLIGRSGSKAVRVFGATKLLQEPKLFLIPPRVFIQQDDRICSRCAVITVNSSSCIKEEEQEQAVAVEEKHTLGDVTFSPDGVQSPSAGPGRPRLLLPFTPTIFPQANIPASEKITQLSDCRNMEDGQMLHQKQTSPQLLCFLKAKAKDLGTLPARVWFEEHANVSSPPQLVSTSDEIQARQPKHVSDDAIDTEVPKQDVENQTRVFKVKHEESSGSLTYAYVTATTTELWDLGDIFTEASQELSDVRRVEDEACGNVEHEDMSSCVNPAEPVRESARGPPMPTVNGIAIPEFHIHRFGESEVVVSHIISPGNFFIQQADSITKLQALITHSWAAHYSYAEQSRIPDIGTKVMGWFPKQQQWSRAQVMKICGITEDTDPMNRGKSIKVEVKRLDHGDAACLSLQNITDMSPEMAALPLQALQVSLAHVGCVRAGGSMDPQRPTGHLFRRCLS
- the LOC101079459 gene encoding uncharacterized protein isoform X3 produces the protein MTPQLRDFHHRTGALIESQRVKLIYQLFLLENARKTLERELINFTKKAYEDVQNFFSSSVPAVSFSDLVKTLDANLQAVEVLSAFAKEFSVGASTFKCFKKKSRLNAVEPFGWKRMAPVFGDGPALWDLLIGRSGSKAVRVFGATKLLQEPKLFLIPPRVFIQQDDRICSRCAVITVNSSSCIKEEEQEQAVAVEEKHTLGDVTFSPDGVQSPSAGPGRPRLLLPFTPTIFPQANIPASEKITQLSDCRNMEDGQMLHQKQTSPQLLCFLKAKAKDLGTLPARVWFEEHANVSSPPQLVSTSDEIQARQPKHVSDDAIDTEVPKQDVENQTRVFKVKHEESSGSLTYAYVTATTTELWDLGDIFTEASQELSDVRRVEDEACGNVEHEDMSSCVNPAEPVRESARGPPMPTVNGIAIPEFHIHRFGESEVVVSHIISPGNFFIQQADSITKLQALITHSWAAHYSYAEQSRIPDIGTKVMGWFPKQQQWSRAQVMKICGITEDTDPMNRGKSIKVEVKRLDHGDAACLSLQNITDMSPEMAALPLQALQVSLAHTGWLCASRRLHGPPKTYGTSFQEMPKLTRSELTQPWGTGTCWENFWKKPRSTPPSWAKCGSPSSSFSVS
- the LOC101079459 gene encoding uncharacterized protein isoform X2 yields the protein MTPQLRDFHHRTGALIESQRVKLIYQLFLLENARKTLERELINFTKKAYEDVQNFFSSSVPAVSFSDLVKTLDANLQAVEVLSAFAKEFSVGASTFKCFKKKSRLNAVEPFGWKRMAPVFGDGPALWDLLIGRSGSKAVRVFGATKLLQEPKLFLIPPRVFIQQDDRICSRCAVITVNSSSCIKEEEQEQAVAVEEKHTLGDVTFSPDGVQSPSAGPGRPRLLLPFTPTIFPQANIPASEKITQLSDCRNMEDGQMLHQKQTSPQLLCFLKAKAKDLGTLPARVWFEEHANVSSPPQLVSTSDEIQARQPKHVSDDAIDTEVPKQDVENQTRVFKVKHEESSGSLTYAYVTATTTELWDLGDIFTEASQELSDVRRVEDEACGNVEHEDMSSCVNPAEPVRESARGPPMPTVNGIAIPEFHIHRFGESEVVVSHIISPGNFFIQQADSITKLQALITHWAAHYSYAEQSRIPDIGTKVMGWFPKQQQWSRAQVMKICGITEDTDPMNRGKSIKVEVKRLDHGDAACLSLQNITDMSPEMAALPLQALQVSLAHVMPVNGISWSEEAVEWFHTMVRNRTLYARLYPRGCDVTVELFFERGKIGAMRRGASLSLRLSQNGHAKYRNGGSVKRSIVERKKQDADWAKHLIQRYTRNKK
- the LOC101079459 gene encoding uncharacterized protein isoform X1; translation: MTPQLRDFHHRTGALIESQRVKLIYQLFLLENARKTLERELINFTKKAYEDVQNFFSSSVPAVSFSDLVKTLDANLQAVEVLSAFAKEFSVGASTFKCFKKKSRLNAVEPFGWKRMAPVFGDGPALWDLLIGRSGSKAVRVFGATKLLQEPKLFLIPPRVFIQQDDRICSRCAVITVNSSSCIKEEEQEQAVAVEEKHTLGDVTFSPDGVQSPSAGPGRPRLLLPFTPTIFPQANIPASEKITQLSDCRNMEDGQMLHQKQTSPQLLCFLKAKAKDLGTLPARVWFEEHANVSSPPQLVSTSDEIQARQPKHVSDDAIDTEVPKQDVENQTRVFKVKHEESSGSLTYAYVTATTTELWDLGDIFTEASQELSDVRRVEDEACGNVEHEDMSSCVNPAEPVRESARGPPMPTVNGIAIPEFHIHRFGESEVVVSHIISPGNFFIQQADSITKLQALITHSWAAHYSYAEQSRIPDIGTKVMGWFPKQQQWSRAQVMKICGITEDTDPMNRGKSIKVEVKRLDHGDAACLSLQNITDMSPEMAALPLQALQVSLAHVMPVNGISWSEEAVEWFHTMVRNRTLYARLYPRGCDVTVELFFERGKIGAMRRGASLSLRLSQNGHAKYRNGGSVKRSIVERKKQDADWAKHLIQRYTRNKK